The following are encoded together in the Malaya genurostris strain Urasoe2022 chromosome 3, Malgen_1.1, whole genome shotgun sequence genome:
- the LOC131437572 gene encoding uncharacterized protein LOC131437572: MQRRLMVTRRNACGQVRHCASCAAAGSSLEDSLDRFVFHRGSSGFDRGPTLRKKVRSTSSVCGSASKARRKACGHVQNSGSRYAVGSSLDGYLGRSPPVRRFIEERRRKKFVLDQVRRLVSAIDRHIGANNHTRGYSDVISMFVGPGVSLLWTYQKDGETIIRVDIPVRL; encoded by the exons ATGCAGAGGAGATTGATG GTGACTCGAAGAAACGCGTGTGGTCAAGTACGCCACTGTGCTTCCTGTGCGGCTGCCGGTTCCAGTTTGGAAGATAGTCTCGATCGATTTGTGTTTCACCGGGGTAGCAGTGGTTTTGACCGAGGACCAACTTTAAGAAAAAAAGTCCGGTCTACCAGTTCAGTTTGTGGAAGTGCCTCGAAGGCCAGAAGAAAAGCGTGTGGTCACGTACAAAACAGTGGATCCCGTTACGCTGTCGGTTCCAGTTTGGACGGTTACCTAGGAAGATCCCCACCAGTGCGGCGATTTATCGAAGAACGCCGTCGGAAAAAATTTGTTCTGGATCAGGTCCGTCGTCTAGTGAGTGCCATCGACCGCCATATTGGAGCAAACAATCACACACGAGGATATTCCGACGTCATCTCGATGTTCGTTGGTCCCGGTGTGTCGCTCTTGTGGACGTACCAGAAAGACGGAGAAACAATCATACGTGTCGATATTCCGGTGAGATTGTAA